Proteins encoded within one genomic window of Longimicrobiaceae bacterium:
- a CDS encoding 1-acyl-sn-glycerol-3-phosphate acyltransferase produces the protein MRSLPVFLLLLLWKVLSRLFYRFDVEWVGEVPEDPWEDLRIISVLHHTSLYEPVFAAVLPNRVVWRIARDAVVPIASKTMERRGAGWMFRFVGRRVVPVSRKRDLSWEQVLRHCCGPRAITIIFPEGRMMRRTGLDVDGRPMTIKAGVADLIAGIDSGRMLIAYSGGLHHVAAPGERFPRLFKEISLRLEVLDIPAYREALGGTRDMDAFRGRVVEDLTRRRNRYAPLRGPTLPQWAA, from the coding sequence ATGCGCTCGCTCCCGGTGTTCCTGCTCCTGCTCCTCTGGAAGGTGCTGAGCCGCCTCTTTTACCGCTTCGACGTGGAGTGGGTGGGGGAGGTGCCGGAGGACCCGTGGGAGGACCTGCGGATCATCTCGGTGCTCCACCACACCAGCCTGTACGAGCCGGTGTTCGCGGCCGTCCTGCCGAACCGGGTGGTCTGGCGGATCGCGCGCGACGCGGTGGTGCCGATCGCCTCCAAGACTATGGAGCGGAGGGGGGCGGGGTGGATGTTCCGCTTCGTCGGGCGGCGCGTCGTTCCCGTTTCCCGCAAGCGGGACCTGAGCTGGGAGCAGGTGCTGCGCCACTGCTGCGGCCCGCGGGCGATCACGATCATCTTCCCCGAGGGACGGATGATGCGGCGCACGGGGCTGGACGTGGACGGGCGGCCCATGACGATCAAGGCCGGCGTGGCCGACCTGATCGCCGGGATCGACTCGGGCCGGATGCTGATCGCCTACAGCGGCGGCCTGCACCACGTGGCCGCCCCGGGCGAGCGCTTCCCGCGCCTCTTCAAGGAGATCTCGCTGCGACTGGAGGTGCTGGACATCCCCGCGTACCGCGAAGCGCTGGGCGGGACGCGCGACATGGACGCCTTCCGCGGGCGCGTGGTCGAGGACCTCACCCGGCGCCGCAACCGCTACGCCCCCCTCCGCGGCCCCACCCTCCCCCAGTGGGCCGCCTGA